In Bartonella machadoae, a single genomic region encodes these proteins:
- a CDS encoding GpE family phage tail protein, producing the protein MEHWRNFRVFYQAAGYLDWETAAQLIADIAIVFHWSLADMMEMEPQELIFWRKQAAERYKSK; encoded by the coding sequence TTTTAGAGTCTTTTATCAAGCGGCGGGATACCTCGACTGGGAAACCGCCGCTCAACTGATAGCGGATATTGCCATCGTTTTTCATTGGTCCCTTGCAGACATGATGGAAATGGAACCGCAAGAATTAATCTTCTGGCGAAAACAAGCAGCGGAAAGGTATAAATCAAAATGA
- a CDS encoding antA/AntB antirepressor family protein, whose amino-acid sequence MAQYLININQTEIDGELVQTVNARELHAFLEVKRDFSNWIKDRINKYDLKEGRDYILTLAKIGERQNVVLKEYYLILNVAKELSMLENNQKGREARLYFIECEKLAKQAVLPKIDYSSPQAMIGFLNHLQSQIEQKDHVIAELEPKAKALDGLKRSDGLFGLIESAKMLEVRPKDLTDYLRKHDWVYRRAPGAPLLPYQDKIKKGLMDCPAITIQRPDGTEKVLPSTKITSRGLACLREQIHGGVQ is encoded by the coding sequence ATGGCGCAATATTTAATTAATATAAATCAAACTGAAATTGATGGTGAATTAGTTCAAACCGTTAACGCACGTGAGTTACATGCATTTTTGGAAGTAAAACGAGATTTTTCCAATTGGATTAAAGATCGCATAAACAAATACGATTTAAAAGAGGGAAGAGATTATATTTTAACGCTCGCCAAAATTGGCGAACGTCAAAATGTAGTATTAAAAGAATATTACCTCATACTAAATGTCGCCAAAGAACTTTCTATGCTTGAGAACAATCAGAAAGGCAGAGAAGCTCGTTTGTACTTTATCGAATGCGAAAAACTTGCAAAGCAGGCAGTCTTACCGAAGATTGATTATTCAAGTCCACAAGCTATGATTGGTTTCTTGAACCACTTACAAAGCCAAATCGAGCAGAAAGATCATGTAATTGCTGAGCTAGAGCCTAAGGCAAAGGCGCTTGATGGTTTAAAACGTTCTGATGGCTTGTTTGGTCTTATTGAATCTGCAAAAATGTTAGAAGTACGACCAAAAGATCTAACCGATTATTTGCGTAAACATGATTGGGTCTATCGACGGGCTCCGGGTGCTCCTTTGTTACCCTATCAGGATAAAATCAAAAAAGGTCTCATGGATTGCCCTGCTATCACAATTCAAAGACCGGATGGTACAGAAAAAGTGCTCCCTTCAACAAAAATCACATCTAGAGGATTGGCTTGCTTGAGAGAACAAATCCATGGAGGTGTGCAATGA
- a CDS encoding phage late control D family protein, translated as MKPFCMVMANGQDITKTLIDYVLSIEITDEAEDKSDRITIELDDRARNSDNGFLDIPLIGTVLSVTLGYEGDKIRDMGAYLIDEISVSSPPQSLTVTGRAAAMNTSYRTPKSQSYHQQTLGHIVQEIAQRNGYTAKVDPSLAKIVVRHIDQTSESDMAFAARLAEEYDAVAKPVDGKLVLAKRGEGKAITGETLPVVVLHEKHCTSWDFKYSARDEAGAANGLEMDGGEDQKAAADARAPEEIEEDENAIHMDENDLPEPSEPEKGEKTEKEAEKQEQEKKGGVIATYYDLRSGEKKEVKSGHPPFHELKYTYHNQSEAVAAIAAYRNKSSRGKSSFSCDIGGDPFVQAEAKLVQEPPFRPYIPAEWRIKSVKHKLDKMGGYTTKIECELFDEGQEDAAGNVANTTPDKDDTLDPNAPQNAYEEGEGVIHMDEGDI; from the coding sequence ATGAAACCTTTTTGCATGGTTATGGCAAATGGACAAGACATCACCAAAACTCTCATAGATTATGTTTTATCAATTGAAATAACCGATGAGGCAGAAGACAAAAGCGACCGTATCACCATAGAGCTTGATGACCGTGCACGCAACAGTGATAATGGCTTTCTTGATATACCCCTCATCGGAACAGTTCTTTCCGTAACACTTGGCTATGAGGGCGACAAAATACGCGATATGGGAGCCTATCTGATAGATGAAATCTCTGTAAGCAGTCCACCACAAAGCTTAACTGTTACAGGACGTGCTGCGGCGATGAACACGTCTTATAGAACACCAAAAAGCCAATCTTATCACCAGCAAACACTTGGCCATATTGTTCAAGAGATCGCACAGCGTAATGGTTATACCGCAAAGGTTGACCCTTCTCTTGCGAAAATTGTTGTGCGTCATATTGATCAAACATCTGAAAGTGATATGGCTTTTGCCGCCCGCCTTGCAGAGGAATATGACGCGGTAGCAAAGCCTGTTGATGGTAAGCTAGTCCTTGCCAAACGGGGGGAAGGTAAAGCCATCACCGGCGAGACACTCCCCGTAGTGGTTCTTCATGAGAAACATTGCACCTCTTGGGATTTTAAATACAGCGCACGGGATGAAGCAGGTGCAGCCAATGGTCTAGAAATGGATGGTGGTGAGGACCAAAAAGCCGCAGCGGATGCTCGTGCACCAGAAGAGATAGAGGAGGATGAAAACGCCATCCATATGGATGAAAATGATCTACCAGAACCATCTGAACCAGAGAAAGGAGAAAAAACAGAAAAAGAAGCGGAGAAGCAAGAACAAGAGAAAAAAGGCGGCGTTATCGCAACCTATTATGATCTACGCAGTGGTGAAAAGAAAGAAGTCAAATCCGGTCATCCACCGTTTCATGAACTCAAATATACCTATCATAATCAATCAGAGGCTGTTGCAGCCATTGCCGCTTATCGTAACAAATCATCACGGGGCAAATCTTCTTTCTCCTGTGATATTGGTGGTGATCCCTTTGTGCAAGCAGAGGCAAAGCTTGTTCAAGAGCCCCCTTTCCGTCCTTATATACCAGCAGAATGGCGCATCAAAAGCGTCAAGCACAAGCTTGATAAAATGGGTGGTTACACCACAAAAATAGAGTGCGAACTTTTTGATGAAGGACAAGAAGATGCAGCTGGAAATGTTGCAAACACAACGCCAGACAAGGATGATACTCTTGATCCAAACGCTCCACAAAATGCATATGAGGAAGGTGAAGGCGTCATCCATATGGATGAGGGAGATATATAA
- a CDS encoding tyrosine-type recombinase/integrase encodes MRAIHRLSASFVKTSPQGKYCDGAGLWLNVRKDNTRSWFFRYTHHNKRREMGLGPVTKLSLKEARELARHYSDILKEGNDPIVFREQTILKQQSNIFQEVAQAAFESKKAELKNEGKNGRWFSPLELHVIPHIGKLSIEKLTANIIRNVLAPLWHEKADTARKALNRINICLKYAAALGLDVDLQACMKARALLGKSRATSTNIPAMPWQELPDFYHNLEDNILSNLALKLLILTGARSYPLRYLRLEQIDKNIWTIPKENMKGIVGKVSDFRVPLSSEAMKVIEKTLPFEKKGFLFAGLKGKPISDATLSKFMKDKGFDYRPHGFRSSLRDWIAETTSTPFEIAESVLAHSVGNSVTKAYMRTDFLEQRRVLLEQWASFVSRSA; translated from the coding sequence GTGAGGGCGATTCACCGGTTATCAGCATCATTCGTAAAGACGTCTCCACAGGGTAAGTATTGTGATGGGGCGGGGCTATGGTTAAATGTTCGAAAAGACAATACGCGTTCTTGGTTTTTTCGCTATACGCACCACAATAAGCGCCGTGAAATGGGGCTTGGTCCTGTTACAAAGCTTTCTTTAAAAGAAGCGCGCGAACTTGCTAGGCATTATAGTGATATTCTTAAAGAAGGTAATGATCCTATTGTTTTTAGAGAACAGACTATTTTAAAACAGCAAAGCAATATCTTTCAAGAAGTTGCGCAAGCGGCTTTTGAAAGCAAAAAAGCAGAGTTGAAAAATGAAGGGAAAAATGGTCGTTGGTTTTCTCCATTAGAGTTGCACGTTATTCCACACATAGGCAAATTATCTATAGAAAAATTGACAGCCAATATCATTCGCAATGTTCTTGCTCCACTTTGGCATGAAAAAGCAGATACAGCGCGAAAAGCACTGAATCGTATCAATATTTGCTTGAAATATGCTGCTGCTCTTGGCTTAGATGTTGACCTACAGGCTTGTATGAAAGCACGAGCTCTTTTAGGAAAATCACGTGCGACATCGACGAATATTCCTGCTATGCCTTGGCAAGAACTTCCAGATTTTTATCACAACTTAGAGGATAATATCCTTTCAAATTTAGCACTAAAATTACTAATTTTGACAGGTGCTCGATCATATCCATTGCGCTATTTGCGTCTTGAGCAGATTGATAAAAATATATGGACCATACCCAAAGAAAATATGAAAGGTATTGTAGGAAAAGTTTCAGACTTTCGTGTGCCACTGAGTAGTGAAGCTATGAAAGTGATTGAAAAAACTCTGCCTTTTGAAAAAAAGGGCTTTCTATTTGCGGGGCTTAAAGGAAAACCAATTTCTGATGCAACGCTTTCTAAATTCATGAAAGACAAAGGCTTTGATTATAGACCTCATGGTTTTAGATCGAGTCTTCGTGACTGGATAGCGGAGACAACATCAACACCATTTGAAATTGCAGAATCTGTTCTTGCGCATTCAGTTGGTAATTCAGTGACAAAAGCTTACATGCGAACAGACTTCTTAGAGCAACGGCGTGTTCTTTTGGAGCAATGGGCATCTTTTGTATCAAGAAGTGCTTGA
- a CDS encoding addiction module antidote protein codes for MEITKFDTSEYFKTPETQKILLQDALESKDSKYLAHALGIIAKNQGMSKIAQNTGLSRESLYRSLSDKGDPRLSTFLSVLSALDLQISLTPVQNNSEKQTVLEEAS; via the coding sequence ATGGAAATCACCAAATTTGATACAAGCGAATATTTCAAAACGCCTGAAACGCAGAAAATTCTTTTACAAGATGCTCTTGAAAGCAAAGATAGTAAATATCTTGCACATGCTCTTGGCATAATAGCAAAAAACCAAGGGATGAGTAAAATTGCTCAAAATACAGGGCTATCAAGAGAGTCCCTTTATCGTTCTCTAAGTGATAAAGGTGACCCACGGCTTTCTACTTTTCTCAGTGTTTTGAGTGCTTTAGATTTGCAAATCAGTTTAACTCCTGTTCAAAATAATTCTGAGAAACAAACAGTGTTAGAAGAAGCATCTTAA
- a CDS encoding tail protein X — translation MSDLYRTKEGDMVDAICWKYYAKGQQSLAVERVYAANLGLADYGPILTAGITIILPSLPYPKATPVIRIWGSKS, via the coding sequence ATGAGTGATCTTTATAGGACCAAAGAAGGCGATATGGTTGATGCCATTTGTTGGAAATATTATGCTAAAGGTCAACAATCGCTTGCTGTCGAACGTGTCTATGCAGCAAATTTAGGGCTTGCAGACTATGGACCCATTTTGACAGCAGGCATCACAATCATTTTGCCCTCCCTCCCCTATCCCAAAGCCACACCGGTGATTAGAATTTGGGGCAGCAAATCATGA
- a CDS encoding lysozyme, with product MRKISSEGLALIKQWEGLRLNAYKDAIGIWTIGYGHTNSAGKPFVHKGMIITEEQAEEFLCHDLQQFENAVEHAVQVSLTDEQFAALVSFCYNVGTTAFCNSTLLKKLNQGEYEAVPSELQKWTKAGGKRLQGLVHRRTAEAGLWAKGAYVSSNYQPVETKQPMGIFKAEALAPIIGSFSGLGGLLAGNGPIQWALATIMVLAACAGLFCVAKRFQEHKL from the coding sequence ATGAGAAAAATATCATCAGAAGGATTAGCACTGATTAAACAATGGGAAGGCTTGCGTCTAAACGCCTATAAAGATGCCATTGGTATATGGACCATTGGTTATGGGCATACAAATTCTGCTGGAAAACCCTTTGTTCATAAGGGCATGATAATCACTGAAGAACAAGCAGAAGAGTTTCTTTGCCATGATTTGCAACAATTTGAGAATGCTGTTGAACACGCTGTTCAAGTTTCCTTAACAGACGAACAATTCGCGGCACTCGTATCCTTTTGTTATAATGTAGGAACAACAGCCTTTTGCAATTCAACACTGTTAAAAAAACTCAATCAAGGTGAATATGAAGCAGTGCCCTCTGAATTACAGAAATGGACCAAAGCGGGTGGAAAGCGCCTTCAAGGTCTTGTACATCGGCGTACAGCAGAAGCAGGCTTATGGGCAAAAGGAGCTTATGTTTCCTCCAATTATCAACCAGTAGAAACCAAACAGCCAATGGGGATTTTCAAAGCAGAAGCCCTTGCCCCAATCATTGGTTCTTTCTCAGGACTTGGAGGCTTGTTAGCGGGCAATGGTCCTATCCAATGGGCATTAGCAACCATTATGGTCTTAGCCGCCTGTGCCGGTCTTTTCTGTGTCGCCAAACGCTTTCAGGAGCACAAATTATGA
- a CDS encoding type II toxin-antitoxin system RelE/ParE family toxin — protein MFTVHKTKYFMKWLDSLKDKIAQAHVVTRIARIETGFLGNAKFFRGIGELKINHGPGYRVYFFKQGKEIILLLNGGDKSTQQKDIEKALQLVKEIKNGNHQI, from the coding sequence ATGTTTACAGTGCATAAAACAAAATACTTTATGAAATGGCTAGATTCTTTAAAAGACAAGATTGCGCAGGCACATGTTGTTACACGGATTGCAAGAATAGAAACAGGGTTTCTTGGTAATGCAAAATTTTTCCGTGGGATTGGAGAATTAAAAATAAATCACGGACCAGGCTATCGTGTTTATTTTTTCAAACAAGGAAAAGAGATCATTTTATTACTTAATGGTGGCGATAAATCTACTCAGCAAAAAGATATTGAAAAAGCTCTTCAATTAGTAAAGGAAATAAAAAATGGAAATCACCAAATTTGA
- a CDS encoding lysozyme, whose amino-acid sequence MRKISSEGLALIKQWEGLRLNAYKDAIGIWTIGYGHTNSAGKPFVHKGMTITEEQAEEFLCHDLQQFENTVERVVQVSLTDEQFAALVSFCYNVGTAAFCNSTLLKKLNQGEYEAVPFELQKWTKAGGKRLQGLVHRRTAEAGLWAKGAYVSSNYQPVETKQPMGIFKAEALAPIIGSFSGLGGLLAGNGPIQWALATIMVLAACAGLFCVAKRFQEHKL is encoded by the coding sequence ATGAGAAAAATATCATCAGAAGGATTAGCACTGATTAAACAATGGGAAGGCTTGCGTCTAAACGCCTATAAAGATGCCATTGGTATATGGACCATTGGTTATGGACATACAAATTCTGCTGGAAAACCCTTTGTTCATAAGGGCATGACAATCACTGAAGAGCAAGCAGAAGAGTTTCTTTGCCATGATTTGCAACAATTTGAGAATACTGTTGAACGAGTCGTTCAAGTTTCCTTAACAGACGAACAATTCGCGGCACTCGTGTCCTTTTGTTATAATGTAGGAACAGCAGCCTTTTGCAATTCGACACTGTTAAAAAAACTCAATCAAGGTGAATATGAAGCAGTGCCCTTTGAATTACAAAAATGGACCAAAGCGGGTGGAAAGCGCCTTCAAGGTCTCGTACACCGACGTACAGCAGAAGCAGGCTTATGGGCAAAAGGCGCTTATGTTTCCTCCAATTATCAACCAGTAGAAACCAAACAGCCAATGGGGATTTTCAAAGCAGAAGCCCTTGCCCCAATCATTGGTTCTTTCTCAGGACTTGGAGGCTTGTTAGCGGGCAATGGTCCTATCCAATGGGCATTAGCAACCATTATGGTCTTAGCCGCCTGTGCCGGTCTTTTCTGTGTCGCCAAACGCTTTCAGGAGCACAAATTATGA
- a CDS encoding phage tail protein, with translation MMLALGSFIFSIETAAYQTLDLSYGIPWVEQGRLGRKAALQLPAVANAEFSLTGVIYPDFKGGHGQLEYLRQIAHQGPHILVTGQGKILGKFVILSVEEKQSVFHYNGAPKKQEFTVKLREYGGDL, from the coding sequence ATGATGCTTGCTTTGGGTAGTTTTATTTTTTCGATTGAAACAGCAGCCTATCAAACTCTTGATCTGTCTTATGGTATACCATGGGTCGAGCAAGGACGATTGGGACGAAAAGCCGCTCTTCAATTGCCTGCTGTTGCAAATGCGGAATTTTCCTTAACGGGTGTGATCTATCCAGACTTCAAAGGTGGGCATGGACAACTCGAATATTTGCGGCAAATTGCCCATCAGGGACCTCACATTCTTGTAACAGGGCAAGGCAAAATTTTAGGGAAGTTTGTCATCCTTTCTGTAGAAGAAAAGCAAAGCGTTTTTCATTATAACGGTGCCCCCAAAAAACAAGAATTTACAGTAAAACTGAGAGAGTATGGTGGAGACCTATGA
- a CDS encoding type II toxin-antitoxin system RelE/ParE family toxin, translated as MFTVHKTKYFMKWLDSLKDEIAQAHVVTRIARIETGFLGNAKFFRGIGELKINHGPGYRVYFFKQGKEIILLLNGGDKSTQQKDIEKALQLVKEIKNGNHQI; from the coding sequence ATGTTTACAGTGCATAAAACAAAATACTTTATGAAATGGTTAGATTCTTTAAAAGACGAGATTGCGCAGGCACATGTTGTTACACGGATTGCAAGAATAGAAACAGGGTTTCTTGGTAATGCAAAATTTTTCCGTGGGATTGGAGAATTAAAAATAAATCACGGACCAGGCTATCGTGTTTATTTTTTCAAACAAGGAAAAGAGATCATTTTATTACTTAATGGTGGCGATAAATCTACTCAGCAAAAAGATATTGAAAAAGCTCTTCAATTAGTAAAGGAAATAAAAAATGGAAATCACCAAATTTGA
- a CDS encoding addiction module antidote protein, which translates to MEITKFDTSEYFKTPETQKILLQDALESKDSKYLAHALGIIAKNQGMSKIAQNTGLSRESLYRSLSDKGDPRLSTFLSVLSALDLQISLTPVQNDSEKQTVLEEAS; encoded by the coding sequence ATGGAAATCACCAAATTTGATACAAGCGAATATTTCAAAACGCCTGAAACGCAGAAAATTCTTTTACAAGATGCTCTTGAAAGCAAGGATAGTAAATATCTTGCACATGCTCTTGGCATAATAGCAAAAAACCAAGGGATGAGTAAAATTGCTCAAAATACAGGGCTATCAAGAGAGTCCCTTTATCGTTCTTTAAGTGACAAAGGTGACCCACGGCTTTCTACTTTTCTCAGTGTTTTGAGTGCTTTAGATTTGCAAATCAGTTTAACTCCTGTTCAAAATGATTCTGAGAAACAAACAGTGTTAGAAGAAGCATCTTGA